A genomic region of Populus nigra chromosome 11, ddPopNigr1.1, whole genome shotgun sequence contains the following coding sequences:
- the LOC133668348 gene encoding probable aspartic proteinase GIP1, whose translation MAKLAVPLLIFFFLLSCIPSQAAPPLQTPLQTPIQKDHSTGQYIITAYLKTPLMPTKLVLDLGATYSWVNCDDYISSTYQHVPCNSSIFYSLSAYGCEDICDGPPGPNCANNSFLFLLDGPLETVDYKKVNSLNDALVDYLALLNNLGSLSSIDNFIFSCARAGFLKGLAKGVTGLASLGNSNLSIPVQINKAFSSSPNCFAMCLSRSISQPGVALFGSKGPYNFLHGIDLSKSLLYTPLIFNPFGRDSDPSTHRSPEYYVGLTSIKVNGKMVAFNKALLAFDDRGSGGTRISTLVPYTKLQSSIYKAFTLAFLTEAASSAFNLTTTKPVKPFRVCYPAGAVKTTQMGPAVPIIELVLDRQDVVWKMFGSNSMVRVTKKSVDVWCLGFVDGGIDGPSIMIGGLQLEDNLLQFDLQSQKLGFSSSILSKGTNCADYEFPTRKV comes from the coding sequence ATGGCAAAGCTAGCAGTCCCtcttctgatttttttcttcctcttatcGTGTATCCCTTCTCAAGCAGCTCCTCCCCTCCAAACGCCCCTCCAAACGCCAATCCAGAAGGACCATTCAACCGGCCAATATATCATCACTGCATACCTAAAAACCCCTCTCATGCCCACCAAATTGGTCTTGGATCTTGGTGCTACATACAGCTGGGTAAATTGCGACGACTACATTTCCTCCACTTACCAACATGTCCCCTGTAACAGTTCCATCTTTTATTCTCTTAGTGCTTATGGTTGCGAGGACATTTGCGACGGTCCACCGGGTCCAAATTGTGCAAACAACTCTTTCCTCTTCCTCCTTGACGGACCCCTCGAAACTGTTGACTACAAAAAAGTTAATAGCCTCAACGACGCCCTTGTTGACTATCTCGCCTTGCTCAATAACCTAGGCTCTCTTTCCTCGATCGATAATTTCATCTTTTCCTGTGCCCGAGCTGGTTTTCTGAAAGGCCTGGCGAAGGGTGTAACTGGCTTAGCCTCCCTGGGCAACTCAAACCTCTCAATCCCAGTACAGATCAATAAAGCCTTCTCTTCCTCTCCAAATTGTTTTGCTATGTGCTTGTCAAGATCCATCTCTCAACCTGGTGTGGCTCTTTTCGGTAGTAAGGGGCCTTATAATTTCTTGCATGGAATTGACCTCTCAAAATCACTTCTTTACACTCCTCTTATTTTTAACCCGTTTGGAAGAGATTCTGATCCATCTACCCACAGATCTCCTGAATATTATGTAGGGCTGACTTCCATAAAAGTGAACGGAAAGATGGTGGCTTTTAACAAAGCGCTGTTGGCCTTTGATGATCGAGGTTCTGGGGGGACCAGGATCAGCACTCTTGTACCATACACGAAGTTACAGAGTTCTATTTACAAGGCTTTTACTCTGGCTTTCTTGACGGAAGCAGCTTCCTCTGCTTTCAATCTTACTACAACAAAGCCTGTCAAGCCATTCAGAGTCTGCTACCCTGCGGGTGCTGTGAAGACTACACAAATGGGACCGGCTGTACCAATAATCGAACTTGTGTTGGATAGACAAGATGTGGTTTGGAAGATGTTTGGATCGAACTCTATGGTGAGGGTTACGAAGAAGAGTGTTGATGTTTGGTGCTTGGGTTTTGTTGATGGTGGGATTGATGGCCCATCGATCATGATTGGTGGTCTTCAGTTGGAGGACAATTTGCTACAATTCGATCTACAGTCACAGAAACTGGGTTTCAGTTCATCAATTTTGTCCAAGGGGACCAATTGCGCAGACTACGAATTTCCTACCAGAAAAGTCTAA
- the LOC133668683 gene encoding probable aspartic proteinase GIP1: LSMAKLAVPLLIFFFLLSCIPSQAALPLQTPIQKDHSTSQYIITAYLKTPLKLTKLVLDLGATYSWVNCDDYISSTYQHVPCNSSIANSLSTYGCDGICDGPPGPNCRNYTFLFFPENPIKPVDYKKVNGLNAALVDYLALPNTQGSLTSINNFIFSCARTGFLKGLAKGVTGLASLGNSNLSIPVQINKAFSSSPNCFAMCLSGSISQPGVALFGSKGPYNFLHGIDLSKSLLYTPLIFNPFGRDSDPNTHRLSPEYYVGLTAIKVNGKMVAFNKALLAIDGQSGSGGTRISTVVPYTKLESSIYKAFTLAFLKEAASSAFNLTTTKPVKPFSFCYPAGAVKTTQMGPAVPIIELVLDRQDVVWKMFGSNSMVRVTKKSVDLWCLGVVDGGTIDGPSIMIGGLQLEDNLLQFDLQSKKLGFSSSILSKGTNCADYKFPTRKV; this comes from the coding sequence TTATCAATGGCAAAGCTAGCAGTCCCtcttctgatttttttcttcctcttatcGTGTATCCCTTCTCAAGCAGCTCTTCCCCTCCAAACGCCAATCCAGAAGGACCATTCAACCAGCCAATATATCATCACTGCATACCTAAAAACCCCTCTCAAGCTCACCAAATTGGTCTTGGATCTTGGTGCTACATACAGCTGGGTAAATTGCGACGACTACATTTCCTCCACTTACCAACATGTCCCCTGTAACAGTTCCATCGCTAATTCTCTTAGTACTTATGGTTGCGACGGCATTTGCGACGGTCCACCGGGTCCAAATTGTCGAAACTACACTTTCCTCTTCTTCCCTGAGAACCCCATCAAACCTGTTGACTACAAAAAAGTTAATGGCCTCAACGCTGCCCTTGTTGACTATCTCGCCTTGCCCAATACCCAAGGCTCTCTTACCTCGAtcaataatttcatcttttccTGTGCTCGAACTGGTTTTCTGAAAGGCCTAGCCAAGGGTGTAACTGGCTTAGCCTCCCTGGGCAACTCAAACCTCTCAATCCCAGTACAGATCAATAAAGCCTTCTCTTCCTCTCCAAATTGTTTTGCTATGTGCTTGTCAGGATCCATCTCTCAACCTGGTGTGGCTCTCTTCGGTAGTAAAGGGCCTTATAATTTCTTGCATGGAATTGACCTCTCAAAATCACTTCTTTACACTCCTCTTATTTTTAACCCGTTTGGAAGAGATTCTGATCCAAATACCCACAGACTCTCTCCTGAGTATTATGTGGGGCTGACTGCCATAAAAGTGAACGGAAAGATGGTGGCTTTTAACAAAGCGCTGTTGGCCATTGATGGTCAGTCTGGTTCTGGGGGGACCAGGATCAGCACTGTTGTGCCATACACAAAGTTAGAGAGTTCTATTTACAAGGCTTTTACTCTGGCTTTCTTGAAGGAAGCAGCTTCCTCTGCTTTCAATCTTACTACAACAAAGCCTGTTAAGCCATTCAGTTTCTGCTACCCTGCGGGTGCTGTGAAGACTACACAAATGGGACCGGCTGTACCAATAATCGAACTTGTGTTGGATAGACAAGATGTGGTTTGGAAGATGTTTGGATCGAACTCTATGGTGAGGGTTACAAAGAAGAGTGTTGATCTTTGGTGCTTGGGTGTTGTGGATGGTGGGACCATTGATGGCCCATCGATTATGATTGGTGGTCTTCAGTTGGAGGACAATTTGCTACAATTCGATCTACAGTCAAAGAAACTGGGTTTCAGTTCATCAATTTTGTCCAAGGGGACCAATTGCGCCGACTACAAATTTCCTACCAGAAAAGTCTAA